The Candidatus Polarisedimenticolia bacterium DNA window CCTCAGCACCACCTTCTCCAGGAACAGGAAGAGGTAGAAGAGCACCAGGAACAGCCCAAAGAGGGCCCGGCTGAAGTACTTCGCCTGCACCAGGAATATCGCCGCGCCGAGGAACAGCCCTCCCAGGGCCACCGGCTTGGCCACCAGCAGCGGCAGGTCCATCAAAGCGCGGGTGCGCAGCGACTGGTAGATTCCGCTCATGCGCAGCAGGATGTGGAAGGTCGGCAGCGACAGGAAAAGGAGCCACACGAAATTGGACAGGTGCGCGGTGCGCAGGGAAGAATCGAAGCGCGGCAGCAGGTGGAAGCGGATCTGGAAGGCCACCCAGAACGACATGCAGAGAAGCAGCATGTCGGCCAGTGCCACCGCCGCGGCGACCTCCTTGGCCCGCTCCTTCAGCACGAGACGTCCCTCCCGGATCGCCGGATGGCCAGCAGCTCGCGCGCGAAGAGTCCCGCGAAGCGCAGATTCGTCACGAAATAGCGGCCCGCCAGCCGTCGCGGCTCCTGCAGGACGCGATAGCTCCATTCCAGTCCCGAGCGGCGCATCCAGACGGGAGCGCGGCGCGTCTTGCCCGCCAGGAGGTCCAGACCCCCGCCGACGCCCATGGCGAAGGGCACGGCGAGTGTGTTGCGGTGCTCCAGGAGAAACCTCTCCTTGCGTGGAGAAGGCATGCCGACGAACAGGACGTCGGCGGCGCTGTCGCGGATCAGGCCGACGATCCGGCCTTCCTCGACGGTGTCGAAATAGCCGTGGTGGGTCCCCGCCACCAGCACGCCGGGAAATGCCGATTCGATTCGGGATGGGAGAGTCGCGGAGACTTCGGGACTGGCCCCGAGGAGGAAGAATCGCCAGCCGCGCGCCGCGCCCTCCGCCAGCAGGCGAGCCATCAGATCGACGCCCGCCACCCGCTCCGACGGAACGCCGGCCAGCAGCCGCAGCCCCCAGGC harbors:
- a CDS encoding WecB/TagA/CpsF family glycosyltransferase; translated protein: SIDRARKEDGLVKRSFMGFSVDAISLEETAAIAAAAIAARRPMVHCSLNALKVVEARRDPQVRRMLEDFDLLTADGASVAWGLRLLAGVPSERVAGVDLMARLLAEGAARGWRFFLLGASPEVSATLPSRIESAFPGVLVAGTHHGYFDTVEEGRIVGLIRDSAADVLFVGMPSPRKERFLLEHRNTLAVPFAMGVGGGLDLLAGKTRRAPVWMRRSGLEWSYRVLQEPRRLAGRYFVTNLRFAGLFARELLAIRRSGRDVSC